A DNA window from Lachancea thermotolerans CBS 6340 chromosome G complete sequence contains the following coding sequences:
- the NSE5 gene encoding Smc5-Smc6 complex subunit NSE5 (weakly similar to uniprot|Q03718 Saccharomyces cerevisiae YML023C NSE5 Protein required for cell viability), whose amino-acid sequence MSILSHGSEKVGVPYNVGLTTESLSVFEVLNSLCVVENYDQLLYYLEARRSALAVPPADVLIVMMTLSVIPDFGAATLEAEMDPYNVGRASLATRSIKLLRHFTDILLSEHAEEENHYSLALLRSQFFIMLDQLSLRGITSTRVRERDFTKRRKTNSGVLLEASPSIFRDDQSPPLLSFKNPYPSYVSCLEHRPEVLKNMPITSKLSQEGEFWNCVGWALYASLSDDSHIYERSKVWFAVLSVLFDAFEMRNKYSIDSETDPTANNAARLSFIERSPLVALFRSLNSQGLIQAFCDILFLGCSYELAGKLRVHCVYPKELMQVDTYVPKLLARTSCKFTQSMSFRHRLLSLFLTMLRSIPEGVEFSKPCLSEAGFVRHLGKVLSSFEDTSQLKQFFSVTNPYEFLDYMPLFAQAAANESLKAFDANYTLSLVEKLANNDLVIEELGNVFEAGFPPLDENYDSRPEQFYSSIEKCDIFLLVILRYWEYIHGAQLKMTRMRCAIRALSVSDQKRLEFAKLRGWDVLHVPSLHDHFLSVLSISR is encoded by the coding sequence ATGTCAATTCTTTCTCACGGGAGCGAAAAGGTCGGTGTACCTTATAACGTTGGGCTGACTACAGAGAGTCTTTCTGTGTTCGAAGTATTGAATTCGCTGTgcgttgttgaaaattatGATCAACTTCTATATTACTTGGAAGCAAGGCGATCCGCACTGGCGGTTCCACCCGCTGACGTCTTGATAGTTATGATGACTTTGTCAGTAATACCAGATTTCGGTGCTGCAACCCTGGAGGCAGAGATGGATCCCTACAACGTGGGAAGGGCGTCTCTGGCAACGCGTAGCATAAAACTTCTTAGGCATTTCACAGACATTTTGCTGTCAGAGCATGCGGAGGAAGAAAACCATTATTCTCTTGCGCTGCTACGGAGTCAGTTTTTTATAATGCTGGATCAATTGTCGCTGCGTGGAATAACAAGCACCAGAGTTCGTGAGCGTGATTTTACGAAAAGGCGAAAGACTAATTCCGGCGTACTCTTAGAGGCTTCCCCTAGTATATTTCGGGATGATCAGTCACCGCCGTTGCTATCCTTCAAGAATCCTTATCCTTCCTACGTGAGTTGTTTGGAGCATAGACCAGAggtcttgaaaaatatgCCTATAACGAGTAAGCTCAGTCAAGAAGGGGAATTCTGGAACTGCGTGGGATGGGCTTTATATGCCTCGCTGTCCGATGACTCCCATATTTACGAGCGCAGCAAAGTGTGGTTTGCAGTGTTAAGTGTATTATTTGACGCTTTCGAAATGCGAAACAAATACTCCATTGACAGCGAAACTGACCCGACGGCAAACAACGCAGCTCGCCTATCTTTCATCGAGAGAAGTCCCCTTGTAGCACTATTCCGTTCACTTAATTCGCAAGGTTTAATCCAAGCCTTTTGTGACATACTATTTTTGGGATGTAGCTATGAGCTGGCGGGTAAGCTTCGAGTTCATTGCGTTTACCCCAAAGAATTAATGCAAGTCGATACATACGTaccaaagcttttggcaCGCACCTCTTGCAAGTTCACACAATCCATGAGCTTCCGGCATCGTCTTTTAAGCCTTTTCCTGACCATGCTGCGGTCAATTCCTGAAGGCGTTGAATTCTCTAAACCCTGTCTTTCAGAGGCAGGCTTTGTGCGGCATCTTGGTAAagttttgagcagctttgaagatACATCCCAGCTTAAACAATTTTTTAGTGTGACAAACCCTtatgagtttttggattaTATGCCTCTTTTTGCCCAAGCCGCTGCAAATGAAAGCTTAAAGGCTTTTGACGCAAATTATACCTTGAGCTTAGTGGAAAAGCTAGCAAACAACGATCTAGTgattgaagagcttggtAATGTGTTTGAGGCAGGCTTTCCTCCGTTGGATGAGAATTATGACAGCCGCCCTGAACAGTTTTACAGCTCCATCGAGAAATGTGATATCTTTTTACTGGTGATACTTAGGTACTGGGAATATATTCATGGAGCTCAGCTAAAAATGACGCGTATGCGTTGTGCTATACGAGCTTTGAGTGTCAGCGACCAAAAAAGGTTGGAGTTTGCCAAATTGAGGGGATGGGATGTATTACATGTACCTTCACTGCACGACCATTTTCTTAGTGTGCTCTCAATTTCACGTTAA